In Chromobacterium rhizoryzae, one genomic interval encodes:
- a CDS encoding LysR family transcriptional regulator, translated as MQYTLRQLAYLVAVADHGSVTEAAKALHTSQPGVSSAIAQLEEVFGLQLFMRHHARGVSLTPAGRSFIAAARQLLKQAEDLTPQAQEISQSLRGRVTLGCFTTIAPILLPRLLSALRDAHPELEVDLLEGDARQLREALADGRIELALAYDLGLPEGLHKLPLSGARPYALVAGDHPLVGRGKVSLAELAAEPLVLLDLPHSREYFLSLFRQQRLEPKVGLRTINFELARGLVAAGFGYALLNLRPEVDLAYGGGKLVCLDIADEVPRLPIMLAWPQALRLTRKAEAVRELCLQLLGGAADEGRPKNLFKVCCASAIRR; from the coding sequence ATGCAATACACCCTGAGGCAATTGGCTTATCTGGTCGCCGTGGCGGATCACGGCAGCGTCACTGAGGCGGCCAAGGCGCTGCACACGTCGCAGCCCGGCGTGTCCAGCGCCATCGCCCAGCTGGAGGAGGTGTTCGGCCTGCAGCTGTTCATGCGTCACCACGCGCGCGGCGTGTCGCTGACGCCGGCCGGGCGCAGCTTCATCGCCGCCGCGCGTCAGTTGCTGAAGCAGGCGGAGGATTTGACGCCGCAAGCGCAGGAGATCAGCCAGTCCTTGCGCGGCCGGGTGACGCTGGGCTGTTTCACCACCATCGCGCCCATCTTGCTGCCGCGGCTGTTGTCCGCTTTGCGCGACGCTCACCCGGAGTTGGAAGTGGATTTGCTGGAGGGCGACGCTCGGCAGCTGCGGGAGGCGCTGGCGGACGGGCGGATCGAGCTGGCTTTGGCCTATGACCTGGGGCTGCCGGAAGGCTTGCACAAGCTGCCGCTGTCCGGCGCGCGTCCTTACGCCTTGGTGGCGGGGGATCATCCGCTGGTCGGGCGCGGCAAGGTGTCGCTGGCGGAGCTGGCGGCGGAGCCCTTGGTACTGCTGGACCTGCCGCACAGCCGCGAGTATTTCCTGTCCTTGTTCCGGCAGCAGCGGCTGGAGCCGAAAGTGGGGCTGCGCACCATCAATTTCGAGCTGGCGCGCGGGCTGGTGGCGGCGGGCTTCGGTTACGCCTTGCTCAATTTGCGGCCGGAGGTGGACCTGGCTTACGGCGGCGGCAAGCTGGTCTGCCTGGACATTGCCGACGAGGTGCCGCGGCTGCCCATCATGCTGGCCTGGCCGCAGGCCTTGAGGCTGACGCGCAAGGCGGAGGCGGTGCGCGAGCTATGTTTGCAACTATTGGGAGGCGCTGCCGACGAGGGACGCCCTAAGAACCTGTTCAAAGTCTGCTGCGCTTCGGCGATACGGCGTTGA
- a CDS encoding aspartate aminotransferase family protein, which translates to MTASTPRRSTRDYQQLDAAHHINAFLDQKALNQEGPRVMAEGRGVYLWDTDGKRYLDGMSGLWCTQVGYGRQELIAAAARQLQQLSYYNVFFHTTHPAVNELSERLFSLLPGDYRHVIYTNSGSESNELLIRCVRRYWDVMGKPDKKIFIGRHNGYHGSTVGSASLGGMKFMHEMGDLPIPGVEHIGEPYWFAHGGGLCPEAFGRQCAQELEDKILALGADKVAAFVAEPFQGAGGMIFPPDSYWPEIQRICRQYEVLLCADEVIGGFGRTGEWFAHQHFHFQPDTLSIAKGLTSGYIPMGGLVLSRRIGETLVEQGGVFAHGLTYSGHPVAAAVALANLGVLQDEGLVERTRTDTGPYLQACLREVFGQHSLVGEIQGAGLVAALQFCRDKATRQRFADETDISWRCRSIGFDEGVILRSTLGRMIMAPALVISRSEIDELIDKTRIAVDRTAEEMGVR; encoded by the coding sequence ATGACCGCTTCCACGCCCCGCCGCAGCACCCGCGACTACCAGCAACTGGACGCCGCCCACCACATCAACGCCTTTCTAGACCAGAAAGCCCTGAACCAGGAGGGCCCGCGGGTGATGGCCGAGGGCCGGGGCGTGTATCTATGGGACACCGACGGCAAGCGCTACCTGGACGGCATGTCCGGCCTGTGGTGCACCCAGGTGGGCTACGGCCGGCAGGAGCTGATTGCCGCCGCCGCCCGGCAGCTGCAACAGCTCAGCTACTACAATGTGTTCTTCCACACCACCCACCCGGCGGTGAACGAACTCTCCGAGCGGCTGTTCTCCCTGCTGCCCGGCGACTACCGCCACGTGATCTACACCAACTCCGGCTCCGAATCCAACGAGTTGCTGATCCGCTGCGTGCGCCGTTATTGGGACGTGATGGGCAAGCCGGACAAGAAAATCTTCATCGGCCGCCACAACGGCTACCATGGCTCCACCGTGGGCAGTGCCAGCCTGGGCGGCATGAAGTTCATGCACGAGATGGGAGACCTGCCCATCCCCGGCGTGGAGCACATCGGCGAGCCCTACTGGTTCGCCCACGGCGGCGGGCTGTGCCCGGAAGCGTTTGGCCGTCAATGCGCGCAAGAACTGGAAGACAAGATCCTGGCGCTGGGCGCCGACAAGGTGGCCGCCTTCGTGGCCGAACCCTTCCAGGGCGCCGGCGGCATGATCTTCCCGCCGGACAGCTATTGGCCGGAAATCCAGCGCATCTGCCGCCAGTACGAGGTGCTGCTATGCGCCGACGAGGTGATAGGCGGCTTTGGCCGCACCGGGGAATGGTTCGCCCACCAGCATTTCCACTTTCAGCCGGACACGCTCAGCATCGCCAAGGGCCTGACCTCTGGCTACATCCCCATGGGCGGCCTGGTGCTGTCGCGCCGCATCGGTGAAACGCTGGTGGAGCAAGGCGGCGTCTTCGCCCACGGCCTGACCTACTCCGGCCACCCGGTGGCCGCCGCCGTGGCGCTGGCCAACCTGGGCGTGCTGCAAGACGAAGGACTGGTCGAGCGCACCAGGACGGACACCGGCCCCTATCTGCAAGCCTGCCTGCGCGAGGTGTTTGGCCAGCACTCGCTGGTGGGCGAAATCCAGGGCGCCGGCCTGGTGGCGGCCTTGCAGTTCTGCCGCGACAAAGCCACGCGGCAGCGCTTCGCCGACGAAACCGACATCAGCTGGCGCTGCCGCAGTATAGGCTTTGATGAGGGCGTGATCCTACGCTCCACGCTTGGCCGCATGATCATGGCGCCGGCGCTGGTGATCAGCCGGAGCGAGATCGACGAACTCATAGACAAGACCCGCATCGCCGTGGACCGCACCGCGGAGGAGATGGGCGTGCGCTAG
- a CDS encoding APC family permease: protein MRTPQAHLAPPPAPAPFRASLGLAPLLAVAIGLVVSQGVMVLMLQGAGMAGIGFLIPLSLAFLLALCYAVSFSELALMIPRAGSLSSYTEVALGQFPAILATFSGYVVVAMFALSAELLLLDRIVNQVYPGVFPLNGVAYGVLLIFTLLNLLGIDVFARLQSALALVMIVALLALGSTALSGGGPPALAQAANRDWNPLGAGVLTLGALAIWGFVGAEFTCPLVEESRRPQRDIPLAMMLGLSVIFITIALYCMGALYHLPRAALTAAPLPHLQYATALLGQAGKLTVVVIAFTATCSTLNSSLAAVPRMLYGMACNGQVFPQFKQLSRRYRTPWVAVLFVALITGAPVLLMGDDPDTIGLLLLAAAIAWLLAYIICHLDVIALRRRYPTLARPFKTPFYPLPQCLGIVGMLIAIYHVSPSPDMSAAIFASAGLVLGLVSLIAVLWIKLVMRKPLFRPEPLDQALTRH from the coding sequence ATGCGCACACCGCAAGCCCACCTTGCCCCGCCGCCGGCCCCCGCCCCCTTTCGCGCCAGCCTGGGCCTCGCCCCGCTGCTCGCCGTCGCCATCGGCCTCGTCGTATCCCAAGGCGTGATGGTGCTGATGCTGCAAGGCGCCGGCATGGCCGGCATCGGCTTTCTGATCCCGCTGAGCCTGGCCTTCCTGCTGGCGCTCTGCTACGCCGTATCCTTCTCCGAGCTGGCGCTGATGATTCCCCGCGCCGGCAGCCTCAGCAGCTACACCGAGGTGGCCCTGGGCCAGTTCCCCGCCATCCTGGCCACCTTTTCCGGCTATGTGGTGGTGGCGATGTTCGCGCTGTCGGCCGAACTCCTGCTGCTCGACCGCATCGTCAACCAGGTCTATCCCGGCGTCTTTCCCCTCAACGGCGTCGCCTACGGCGTGCTGCTGATCTTCACCCTGCTCAATCTGCTGGGCATTGATGTGTTCGCCCGCCTGCAATCGGCGCTGGCCCTGGTGATGATCGTCGCGCTGCTGGCGCTGGGCAGCACTGCGCTGAGCGGCGGCGGCCCGCCGGCGCTGGCCCAGGCCGCCAACCGCGACTGGAACCCGCTGGGCGCCGGCGTGCTGACGCTGGGAGCGCTGGCGATCTGGGGTTTTGTCGGCGCGGAATTCACCTGCCCGCTGGTGGAGGAAAGCCGCCGCCCGCAACGCGATATCCCGCTGGCGATGATGCTGGGCCTCAGCGTGATCTTCATCACCATCGCCCTCTACTGCATGGGCGCGCTCTACCACCTGCCGCGCGCCGCCCTGACCGCAGCGCCGCTGCCGCACCTGCAATACGCCACCGCGCTGCTGGGCCAGGCCGGCAAGCTGACCGTGGTGGTGATCGCCTTCACCGCCACCTGCAGCACGCTCAACAGCTCCCTGGCGGCGGTGCCGCGCATGCTGTACGGCATGGCGTGCAACGGCCAGGTCTTTCCTCAGTTCAAACAGCTGAGCCGGCGCTACCGCACCCCATGGGTGGCGGTGCTCTTCGTCGCCCTGATCACCGGCGCGCCGGTGCTGCTGATGGGCGACGACCCCGACACCATAGGCCTGCTGTTGCTGGCGGCGGCTATCGCCTGGCTGCTGGCCTACATCATCTGCCACCTGGACGTGATCGCCCTGCGCCGCCGCTACCCCACGCTGGCCCGCCCCTTCAAAACCCCGTTCTACCCGCTGCCGCAATGCCTGGGCATCGTCGGCATGCTGATCGCCATCTACCACGTGTCGCCCAGCCCGGACATGAGCGCCGCCATCTTCGCCAGCGCCGGCCTCGTGCTGGGCCTGGTGTCCTTGATCGCCGTCCTGTGGATCAAGCTGGTGATGCGCAAGCCGCTGTTCCGCCCGGAACCATTGGACCAGGCGCTGACCCGGCACTAG
- a CDS encoding type II toxin -antitoxin system TacA 1-like antitoxin, which yields MSRLTIDVTEQQHQALKAAAALQGKTIKQYALERLFPSASDEGQALEDLKALLALRMAEAQSGEVIDRSITDIASEALASSKSV from the coding sequence ATGAGTCGTTTGACCATTGATGTGACCGAGCAGCAGCACCAGGCTCTCAAGGCGGCGGCCGCGTTGCAAGGTAAAACGATCAAGCAGTACGCTCTTGAGCGGCTGTTTCCTTCGGCATCCGACGAGGGCCAGGCGCTTGAAGATTTGAAAGCGCTGCTGGCCCTCCGCATGGCCGAGGCGCAGAGCGGGGAGGTGATCGACCGCAGCATCACCGATATTGCCAGTGAAGCGCTGGCATCGAGCAAGTCTGTGTGA
- the argE gene encoding acetylornithine deacetylase, with amino-acid sequence MMQRYSSLAMLERLVGFDTVSHRSNLELIRFVRDYLAGWGISSQLIRSEDGGKANLYATIGPADRGGVMLAGHTDVVPVDGQAWSGDPFRLQIREQRAYGRGSADMKGFIAAVLAAAPDFAAAGLHTPLHIALSYDEEIGCIGVRRLLDVLGGLPALPRMAIVGEPTLMRVVAAHKGKLAYHVRLRGKAGHSSLPQAGVNAVEYAAELIVFIRQLARQRAAEGPFDPLYPAPHTTLHVGAMRGGSALNIIPEHSEFEFEIRHLPEDEPQALLSAIMDFARQQLLPAMRAVDPDADIVFTERSAYPGLLTAPDADVVRFAQSLLGDARAPAKVSFGTEAGLFSQQAGIPAVVLGPGGIAQAHQPDEWLALEQLSACDKLLDALRRRLSEPAR; translated from the coding sequence ATGATGCAACGCTACAGCTCGCTGGCCATGCTGGAGCGGCTGGTCGGCTTCGACACCGTCAGCCACCGCTCCAACCTGGAGCTGATCCGCTTCGTGCGCGACTACCTGGCCGGCTGGGGCATCTCCAGCCAGCTGATCCGCAGCGAAGACGGCGGCAAGGCCAACCTCTACGCCACCATCGGCCCCGCGGACCGGGGCGGCGTGATGCTGGCCGGCCACACCGACGTGGTGCCGGTGGACGGCCAAGCCTGGAGCGGCGACCCCTTCCGCCTCCAAATACGGGAGCAGCGCGCCTACGGCCGCGGCAGCGCCGACATGAAAGGCTTCATCGCCGCCGTGCTGGCCGCCGCGCCGGACTTCGCCGCCGCCGGGCTGCACACCCCGCTGCACATCGCGCTGAGCTACGACGAAGAAATCGGCTGCATCGGCGTGCGCCGGCTGCTGGACGTGCTGGGCGGGCTGCCGGCCCTGCCCAGAATGGCCATCGTCGGCGAACCCACCCTCATGCGCGTGGTGGCCGCCCATAAGGGCAAGCTCGCCTACCATGTGCGCCTGCGCGGCAAGGCCGGCCATTCCAGCCTGCCCCAGGCCGGCGTCAATGCCGTGGAATACGCGGCGGAACTCATCGTCTTCATCCGCCAACTGGCGCGCCAGCGCGCGGCGGAAGGCCCGTTCGACCCGCTCTACCCCGCGCCCCACACCACCCTGCACGTGGGCGCCATGCGCGGCGGCAGCGCGCTCAACATCATCCCCGAGCACAGCGAATTCGAATTTGAAATCCGCCACCTGCCGGAAGACGAGCCGCAAGCGCTGCTGTCCGCCATCATGGACTTTGCCCGCCAACAACTGCTGCCCGCCATGCGCGCGGTGGACCCCGACGCCGACATCGTTTTCACCGAACGCAGCGCCTACCCCGGCCTGCTCACCGCGCCGGACGCCGACGTGGTGCGCTTCGCGCAATCGCTGCTGGGCGACGCCCGCGCGCCGGCCAAGGTTTCCTTCGGCACCGAAGCCGGGCTGTTCTCCCAGCAAGCCGGCATCCCCGCCGTGGTGCTGGGCCCTGGCGGCATCGCCCAGGCGCACCAGCCGGACGAATGGCTGGCGCTGGAACAACTGAGCGCCTGCGACAAGCTCCTCGACGCCCTGCGGCGGCGGCTGAGCGAGCCCGCGCGCTGA
- a CDS encoding DUF1028 domain-containing protein — protein MTFSIAARCRDSGMVGVAIASSSICVASRCAHVRAGVGAALSQNVSNPLLGPLALERMAAGGADDALRADLLAADPHLEWRQLVLAPLQGRPQVITGRHALGLHGAAIGRDCAAGGNLLATAELPQAMVAAYEAAGGGLPERLLAALQAAVAAGGEAGPIHSAGLLATADTTWPAINLRIDWSDGQPVAELAELWRRYQPQMDAYLARALTPQHAPSYGVAGDP, from the coding sequence ATGACCTTCTCCATCGCGGCCCGCTGCCGGGACAGCGGCATGGTGGGCGTCGCCATCGCCTCCTCCAGCATCTGCGTGGCCAGCCGTTGCGCCCATGTGCGCGCCGGCGTGGGCGCCGCGCTGAGCCAGAACGTCAGCAACCCGCTGCTGGGCCCGCTGGCGCTGGAACGGATGGCGGCCGGCGGCGCGGACGACGCGCTGCGCGCCGACCTGCTGGCGGCGGACCCTCACCTGGAATGGCGGCAACTGGTGCTGGCCCCGCTTCAAGGCCGGCCGCAAGTCATCACCGGCCGGCACGCGCTGGGCCTGCATGGCGCCGCCATCGGCCGAGACTGCGCCGCCGGCGGCAACCTGCTGGCCACGGCCGAACTGCCCCAAGCCATGGTGGCCGCCTACGAGGCCGCCGGCGGCGGCCTGCCGGAACGCCTGCTGGCGGCGCTGCAAGCCGCGGTGGCCGCCGGCGGAGAAGCCGGCCCCATCCATTCCGCCGGCCTGCTGGCCACAGCCGATACCACATGGCCGGCCATCAATCTGCGCATAGACTGGAGCGACGGCCAGCCGGTGGCGGAACTGGCCGAGCTATGGCGCCGCTACCAGCCGCAGATGGACGCCTACCTTGCCCGGGCGCTGACCCCGCAGCATGCGCCCAGCTACGGCGTGGCGGGAGATCCATGA
- a CDS encoding RidA family protein, producing MTHTRIRPFNTRQTYPEQNLDNDLCQAVVAGNLVFLRGQIGQDLDSRESVGIGDVAAQAEQAMANVKLLLEEAGSELGDICKIVIYLTDPRYREAVYLVVGRWLKGVYPVSTGLVVSALARPEWLVEIDVTAVIPEERCR from the coding sequence ATGACCCACACCCGCATCCGCCCGTTCAACACCCGGCAAACCTATCCGGAGCAAAATCTGGACAACGATCTGTGTCAGGCCGTGGTGGCCGGCAATCTCGTCTTCCTGCGCGGCCAGATCGGCCAGGACCTGGACAGTCGCGAATCCGTAGGCATAGGCGACGTGGCCGCCCAGGCCGAACAAGCGATGGCCAATGTGAAACTGCTGCTGGAAGAAGCCGGCAGCGAGCTGGGCGACATCTGCAAAATCGTGATCTACCTCACCGACCCGCGCTACCGCGAAGCCGTTTATCTAGTGGTGGGCCGATGGCTGAAAGGCGTCTACCCGGTGTCCACCGGCCTGGTGGTGTCGGCGCTGGCGCGCCCGGAATGGCTGGTGGAAATCGACGTCACCGCCGTCATCCCCGAGGAGCGCTGCCGATGA
- a CDS encoding LuxR C-terminal-related transcriptional regulator: MQLNVADLVFHQQLGRLLDGVDNAAFWQGLAAFLRERLSFDTWVAVLFRQEAPPWVLADHAANYAADDLFADYRRGLYLLDPFYGFALKRPAAGVYRLDEVAPDRFRETEYFRRYFSRNVVADEIQFLQVLPEGVLSLSLGSKRRFSEQELGVCNLFAPWLLPLSRLAARLDEGLRQPAANAGRQSRRQLEEALHAQGSSPLTKREVALLILGGHSTKGVARELGISLETAKVHRRHLYAKLGVSSQAALFLLLAGIQA, translated from the coding sequence ATGCAGCTGAATGTGGCGGATCTGGTGTTTCACCAGCAATTGGGGCGCTTGTTGGACGGCGTCGACAACGCGGCCTTTTGGCAAGGGTTGGCCGCGTTTCTACGGGAACGCCTGAGTTTCGATACCTGGGTGGCGGTGCTGTTTCGCCAGGAGGCGCCGCCGTGGGTGCTGGCGGATCACGCGGCCAATTACGCCGCCGACGATTTGTTCGCCGACTACCGGCGCGGCCTGTATCTGCTGGACCCGTTTTACGGTTTTGCGCTGAAGCGCCCGGCCGCCGGCGTGTACCGGCTGGACGAGGTGGCGCCGGACCGTTTCCGGGAGACGGAGTACTTTCGCCGTTACTTTTCGCGCAATGTGGTGGCGGATGAAATCCAGTTTCTGCAAGTGTTGCCGGAGGGCGTGCTGTCTCTGTCGCTGGGCAGCAAACGCCGCTTCAGCGAGCAGGAACTGGGCGTTTGCAATCTGTTCGCGCCCTGGTTGCTGCCCTTGTCGCGTCTGGCCGCGCGTCTGGACGAAGGGCTGCGTCAGCCGGCGGCTAACGCGGGCAGGCAGAGCCGCCGGCAGCTGGAGGAGGCGCTGCACGCGCAGGGCTCCTCGCCGTTGACCAAGCGGGAGGTGGCGCTGCTGATACTCGGCGGCCACTCCACCAAGGGCGTGGCGCGCGAGCTGGGCATCTCGCTGGAAACCGCCAAGGTGCACCGCCGCCATCTGTACGCCAAGCTGGGCGTGTCCAGTCAGGCGGCCTTGTTTCTGCTGCTGGCGGGGATTCAAGCCTGA
- a CDS encoding aldehyde dehydrogenase yields MPMQDLAYWQGRAADLRPPCLAFINGRFVPAANQRTFTDISPIHGRPLAEIARCGEADVERAARAARASFESGLWSRCHPRQRKTVLQKLAALIRRHGDELALLDCLDIGKPIADALHIDVPGAAGVFDWYAEAADKLYGEAAPGADDALALITREPLGVAAAVIPWNFPLDMAAWKLAPALMAGNSVILKPAEQSPLSALRLAQLAQEAGLPDGVLNVLPGYGDEVGRPLGLHPDVDCLSFTGSSEVGKAFLRYAADSNMKRVALECGGKSPNLVFDDCDLDAAARRAAFGVFFNQGQVCSANSRLLLQRSIQDAFLERLLREAAALQPGNPLDPATRSGCIVDARQAERIMAHIDQAHRQGARLLCGGERFSLDGGDCYIRPTVFTDVRPDMALAREEVFGPVLAVMPFDSEAEAVAIANDSPYGLAASVWTRDLSRAHRVARRLRAGTVSVNTVDALDPGLPFGGCKQSGFGRDLSLHAIDHYTHLKTTWVQWQDE; encoded by the coding sequence ATGCCCATGCAGGATCTGGCCTACTGGCAAGGCCGCGCCGCCGATTTGCGCCCGCCTTGCCTCGCCTTCATCAACGGCCGCTTCGTGCCCGCCGCCAACCAGCGCACCTTCACCGACATCAGCCCCATCCACGGCCGGCCCCTGGCCGAGATCGCCCGCTGCGGCGAGGCCGATGTCGAACGGGCGGCGCGGGCCGCCCGCGCCAGCTTCGAATCCGGCCTCTGGTCGCGCTGTCACCCGCGCCAGCGCAAGACCGTGCTGCAAAAACTGGCGGCGCTGATCCGCCGGCATGGCGACGAACTGGCGCTGCTGGACTGCCTGGACATCGGCAAGCCCATTGCCGATGCGCTCCATATCGATGTGCCGGGCGCCGCCGGCGTGTTCGACTGGTACGCCGAAGCCGCCGACAAGCTATACGGCGAGGCCGCCCCCGGCGCCGACGACGCGCTGGCCCTGATCACCCGGGAACCGCTGGGCGTGGCGGCGGCGGTGATCCCGTGGAATTTCCCGCTGGACATGGCCGCGTGGAAGCTGGCGCCGGCGCTGATGGCCGGCAATAGCGTGATCCTGAAGCCGGCCGAGCAATCCCCGCTGTCGGCCTTGCGCCTGGCCCAACTGGCCCAGGAGGCCGGCCTGCCGGACGGCGTGCTCAACGTCTTGCCGGGCTACGGCGATGAGGTGGGGCGGCCGCTGGGCCTGCACCCGGACGTGGATTGCCTGAGCTTCACCGGCTCCAGCGAAGTGGGCAAAGCCTTTCTGCGCTACGCGGCGGACTCCAATATGAAAAGAGTGGCGCTGGAGTGCGGCGGCAAAAGCCCCAATCTGGTGTTCGACGACTGCGACCTGGACGCCGCCGCCCGGCGCGCCGCCTTCGGCGTTTTCTTCAATCAGGGCCAGGTGTGCTCGGCCAACTCGCGGCTCTTGCTGCAACGCTCCATTCAAGACGCCTTCCTGGAACGCCTGCTGCGCGAGGCGGCCGCGCTGCAACCGGGCAACCCGCTGGACCCGGCCACCCGCAGCGGCTGCATCGTCGACGCCCGCCAGGCGGAGCGCATCATGGCCCACATCGACCAAGCCCACCGCCAAGGCGCCCGCCTGCTGTGCGGCGGCGAGCGCTTCAGCCTGGACGGCGGCGACTGCTACATCCGCCCCACCGTCTTCACCGATGTCCGCCCGGACATGGCGCTGGCGCGCGAGGAAGTCTTCGGCCCGGTGTTGGCGGTGATGCCCTTCGACAGCGAAGCCGAGGCCGTGGCCATCGCCAACGACAGCCCTTACGGCTTGGCCGCCTCGGTGTGGACCCGGGACCTGTCGCGCGCCCACCGCGTGGCGCGCCGGCTACGCGCCGGCACCGTCTCGGTCAACACCGTGGACGCGCTGGACCCCGGCCTGCCGTTTGGCGGCTGCAAGCAGTCCGGCTTTGGCCGCGACCTGTCGCTGCACGCCATCGACCACTACACCCACCTCAAAACCACCTGGGTGCAATGGCAAGACGAATAA
- a CDS encoding type II toxin-antitoxin system RelE/ParE family toxin yields MSRPYILTKSAAADIRELARYTAKHWGDSQCRIYIEQIEKAAAAVATGKGVFKDMSSLLPGLRVKAAGRHYIFCLPRVNGPALILAVLHERMDIIARLRDRLAYSAE; encoded by the coding sequence GTGAGCAGGCCTTATATCCTTACCAAGAGCGCCGCCGCCGATATTCGAGAGCTCGCTCGCTACACCGCTAAGCACTGGGGCGATTCGCAGTGTCGGATCTATATCGAGCAGATCGAGAAGGCCGCCGCCGCTGTGGCAACTGGCAAAGGGGTGTTCAAGGATATGAGTTCGCTGCTTCCCGGCCTAAGGGTGAAGGCGGCTGGGCGCCATTACATTTTCTGTCTTCCTCGGGTGAACGGTCCGGCTTTGATTCTTGCCGTCTTGCATGAGCGAATGGACATCATCGCCCGTCTCAGGGACAGGCTGGCTTATTCCGCTGAATAG
- a CDS encoding flavin-containing monooxygenase: protein MAIETTDTLIIGAGQAGIAISEHLSRHDVPHIVLERHRIAERWRSQRWDSLVCNGPAWHDRFPGLEFAGLAPDAFAPKERVADYLAAYAQKFNAPIRTGVEVLKVSRHPDRSGFIVETSAGAFQAERVVAATGPFQQPVIPAIAPKDDTLTQIHSAHYRAPEQLPEGAVLVVGAGSSGVQIADELQRAGKRVYLSVGAHNRPPRAYRQRDFCWWLGVLGEWTATAPKPDAAHVTIAVSGARGGRTVDFRALAHEGLTLLGSAQAFERGVARFAPDLADNLARGDANYLALLAAADAYIERNRLDLPEEPAARHMPPDPECVTRPILELDLAAAGVASIVWATGYAADYSWLQVPAFNEQGQPQHQRGVSSEPGVYFLGLPWLSHRGSSFLWGVWHDARFIADHIATQRQYAAYRDAGQRAQP from the coding sequence ATGGCAATCGAAACGACAGACACGCTGATCATCGGCGCCGGCCAGGCCGGCATCGCCATCAGCGAACACCTGAGCCGCCACGATGTGCCCCACATCGTGCTGGAGCGCCACCGCATCGCCGAACGCTGGCGCAGCCAACGCTGGGATTCGCTGGTCTGCAACGGCCCGGCCTGGCATGACCGCTTTCCCGGCCTGGAGTTCGCCGGCCTGGCCCCGGACGCCTTCGCGCCCAAGGAACGCGTGGCGGACTACCTGGCCGCCTACGCCCAAAAATTCAACGCGCCCATCCGCACCGGGGTGGAGGTGCTGAAAGTCAGCCGCCACCCGGACCGGTCCGGCTTCATCGTGGAAACCTCGGCCGGCGCCTTCCAGGCCGAACGCGTGGTGGCCGCCACCGGCCCTTTCCAACAGCCCGTCATCCCGGCCATCGCACCCAAGGACGACACGCTGACGCAAATCCACTCCGCCCACTACCGCGCGCCGGAACAGCTGCCGGAGGGCGCGGTGCTGGTGGTGGGGGCCGGTTCCTCCGGCGTGCAGATCGCCGACGAACTACAACGCGCCGGCAAGCGCGTCTATCTCTCCGTGGGCGCGCACAACCGCCCGCCGCGCGCCTACCGCCAGCGCGACTTCTGCTGGTGGCTGGGCGTATTGGGCGAATGGACCGCCACCGCCCCCAAACCGGACGCCGCCCACGTCACCATCGCCGTCAGCGGCGCGCGCGGCGGCCGCACCGTGGACTTCCGCGCGCTGGCGCATGAAGGCCTCACCCTGCTGGGCAGCGCCCAAGCGTTTGAACGCGGCGTGGCCCGTTTCGCCCCGGATCTGGCCGACAACCTCGCCCGCGGCGACGCCAACTACCTGGCCCTGCTGGCGGCGGCGGACGCCTATATCGAACGCAACCGGCTGGACCTGCCGGAGGAACCGGCCGCGCGCCATATGCCGCCGGACCCGGAATGCGTGACCCGCCCCATCCTTGAGCTGGACCTGGCCGCGGCCGGCGTCGCCAGCATCGTCTGGGCCACCGGCTACGCCGCGGACTACAGCTGGCTGCAAGTCCCGGCCTTCAACGAACAAGGCCAGCCGCAACACCAGCGCGGCGTGTCCAGCGAGCCGGGCGTCTACTTCCTGGGCCTGCCCTGGCTGTCTCACCGCGGCTCCTCCTTCCTCTGGGGGGTATGGCACGACGCCCGCTTCATTGCCGATCACATCGCCACCCAGCGCCAATACGCCGCCTACCGCGACGCCGGCCAACGCGCACAACCCTAA